A single genomic interval of Arthrobacter globiformis harbors:
- a CDS encoding mucin-associated surface protein has product MSPSRAPAVWRRAMTVLTGCILAAGLAGCAGAAPELETNAAAKFQQLVLEVTRSAAGSNPAAALKSLDRLSSDLDAAAAAGQVSFKRHRSITAAINSVRADLTAAQAAKKAAAEAAAQAAAAKPTAAPKPSPTTAPAVVAPTPAPAPVPAPANSGRQDNSGKGSSEGSKDKGSGKNKD; this is encoded by the coding sequence ATGAGCCCAAGCCGGGCACCGGCCGTGTGGCGCCGGGCGATGACAGTCCTCACCGGGTGCATATTGGCAGCCGGACTGGCAGGCTGCGCCGGCGCCGCCCCGGAGCTCGAGACGAACGCGGCTGCAAAGTTTCAGCAGCTGGTCCTGGAGGTCACCAGGTCTGCTGCGGGAAGCAACCCTGCCGCCGCCCTGAAGTCCCTGGACCGTCTGTCCTCTGATCTGGATGCTGCGGCGGCTGCCGGGCAGGTTTCCTTCAAACGCCACCGGAGCATAACGGCGGCCATCAACTCCGTGCGGGCCGACCTCACGGCAGCGCAGGCAGCCAAAAAGGCGGCTGCGGAAGCTGCTGCCCAGGCTGCCGCCGCGAAGCCCACGGCAGCCCCGAAACCCTCACCGACGACTGCGCCCGCAGTGGTGGCCCCGACTCCCGCCCCTGCCCCCGTGCCGGCTCCCGCGAACAGCGGACGGCAGGACAACTCCGGCAAGGGCAGCTCGGAGGGGAGCAAGGACAAGGGTTCGGGCAAGAACAAGGACTAG
- a CDS encoding serine/threonine-protein kinase: MSSVYTARDQNLGRDVALKLFAPQAADADELKRQEAEIRLLATLNHPSLVTLFDAGVDTRVPDQPRPFLTMELVDGQDLRSRLRHSRVPLEELSVIGAGIADALAYVHGLGIIHRDIKPANILLIQVRPGEPVRPKLTDFGIARIVDGTRLTATGTMVGTAAYLSPEQAMGSPLSPASDIYSLGLVLLECIKGTMEYPGGAVESAVARLHRAPEIPADLPTQWQHLLASMTALDPLERPSAADLEVALRHALVSPDSVPGDLAEEHTRVLPALPSRPPSILPVGLSATQTTAKTTAKTPARSATSGRSSRAAGTKRRSRRFRIGAALAAAVLLGGAAAVTVAANSAVTPDVVPYPSVSGTLGDHLVELQRSVEP, from the coding sequence ATGTCGTCGGTCTATACTGCCAGGGACCAGAACCTCGGCAGGGACGTGGCCCTGAAGCTTTTCGCCCCCCAAGCCGCAGATGCCGATGAACTCAAACGCCAGGAAGCCGAGATCCGGCTCCTGGCGACGCTGAACCATCCCAGCCTTGTCACGCTTTTCGACGCCGGCGTGGATACCCGCGTCCCGGACCAGCCCAGGCCCTTCCTCACCATGGAACTCGTGGATGGGCAGGACCTGCGCAGCCGCCTCCGGCACAGCCGGGTTCCGCTCGAGGAACTGTCCGTCATCGGCGCCGGGATCGCGGATGCCCTAGCCTACGTTCATGGGCTGGGCATCATCCACCGCGACATCAAACCCGCCAACATTCTCCTCATCCAGGTTCGTCCCGGCGAGCCGGTGCGGCCCAAACTGACGGACTTCGGCATTGCGCGGATCGTGGACGGGACCCGCCTCACGGCCACCGGCACCATGGTGGGCACAGCAGCGTACCTGAGCCCTGAGCAGGCGATGGGCTCCCCACTTTCGCCCGCGTCAGACATCTATTCGCTCGGCCTCGTGCTGCTTGAATGCATCAAGGGCACGATGGAGTATCCGGGCGGCGCGGTGGAATCGGCGGTGGCCCGGTTGCATCGGGCCCCTGAAATCCCTGCCGACCTGCCCACACAATGGCAGCACCTGCTGGCCTCCATGACCGCCCTCGACCCGCTGGAGCGGCCTTCCGCCGCTGATCTGGAAGTGGCTCTTCGGCACGCCCTCGTTTCACCGGATTCCGTTCCCGGAGACCTGGCCGAGGAGCACACCCGCGTTCTCCCCGCACTCCCGTCGCGGCCGCCGTCGATTCTTCCGGTCGGGCTTTCTGCGACGCAGACCACCGCCAAAACAACAGCCAAGACACCGGCCAGGTCAGCTACTTCCGGCCGGAGCAGCCGCGCGGCAGGCACGAAACGCCGGAGCCGGCGCTTTCGCATTGGCGCCGCCCTTGCTGCGGCAGTCCTGCTGGGCGGAGCCGCCGCCGTGACCGTCGCCGCCAATTCAGCTGTAACGCCCGACGTCGTTCCTTACCCCAGCGTGAGCGGCACCTTGGGCGACCATCTCGTGGAGCTCCAAAGGAGCGTTGAACCATGA
- a CDS encoding Gfo/Idh/MocA family protein, with translation MTSPIAKPWLFSQSNQDPLAATGRRLRWGVIATGRIASLVSRDLALLEDAELYAVSSRAQNTADAFAGEFGFAVGYGDDGGQHGYERLLADDSVDVVYVATPHAQHHRVVLAALRAGKHVLCEKAFTINAREAAELIDVAREKKLFLMEAVWSRFLPSMQRAFEIAHSGELGTVQWVTADLGFPAPYSPTARLWAVQDGGGALLDITVYPLLWALGTLGFPQTVSAMGTLNDDGVDAQNALTLGYHDGAQAQLTSSLLAHGPRAATVAGSLGYLQTLGSINNPKKLVVGIGQETPRTEHFEVTGRGYTYELREVTRCVQQGLTESPVMPLEDSLNTMRLFDGVRAQLGVAYPNDAH, from the coding sequence ATGACGTCACCGATCGCCAAGCCGTGGCTCTTCAGCCAGTCCAACCAGGATCCCCTTGCCGCCACAGGCCGCCGGCTGCGCTGGGGTGTCATTGCCACCGGCCGGATCGCTTCCCTGGTGTCGCGGGACTTGGCGCTTCTGGAGGACGCGGAACTGTACGCCGTCAGCTCCCGTGCCCAGAACACCGCGGACGCGTTTGCAGGCGAGTTCGGCTTTGCCGTGGGGTACGGGGACGACGGCGGACAGCACGGCTATGAACGGCTCCTCGCCGACGACTCTGTGGACGTGGTCTACGTGGCCACGCCGCACGCCCAGCACCACCGGGTGGTGCTGGCTGCGCTTCGGGCAGGCAAGCATGTGCTCTGCGAAAAGGCGTTCACCATCAACGCCCGTGAGGCTGCCGAGCTTATCGACGTGGCCCGCGAAAAGAAGCTGTTCCTGATGGAAGCCGTGTGGAGCCGCTTCCTGCCCAGCATGCAGAGGGCCTTCGAGATCGCGCATTCCGGCGAACTCGGCACCGTCCAGTGGGTCACTGCGGACCTAGGCTTCCCGGCGCCCTACTCTCCCACCGCCAGGCTCTGGGCCGTCCAGGACGGCGGCGGCGCGCTTCTGGACATCACCGTCTACCCGCTGCTGTGGGCCCTCGGGACCTTGGGTTTCCCGCAGACGGTCAGTGCCATGGGCACTTTGAACGACGACGGCGTGGACGCCCAGAATGCGCTTACGCTGGGGTACCACGACGGTGCGCAGGCACAGCTCACCTCGTCCCTGCTCGCCCACGGCCCCCGCGCCGCAACTGTTGCCGGCAGCCTGGGGTACCTGCAGACACTCGGCTCGATCAACAACCCCAAAAAGCTGGTGGTGGGGATCGGGCAGGAGACACCCCGGACGGAACACTTCGAGGTGACGGGGCGGGGTTATACGTACGAGCTTCGTGAGGTGACCCGGTGCGTCCAGCAGGGCCTCACCGAGAGCCCGGTCATGCCACTGGAGGACTCACTCAACACGATGCGGCTGTTCGACGGCGTGCGCGCCCAGCTCGGTGTCGCGTATCCGAACGATGCCCACTGA
- a CDS encoding ABC transporter ATP-binding protein: MIEVKDLVRTFKSGDRTIKPVNGVSFELEQGTLASIVGKSGSGKSTLLSLLGALDKPTSGDVVVNGVSLAGMPDGKLTQYRRRDIGFVFQQFNLVPNLSALDNVMLPMEFAGVRKATRAERARALLEQVQLDPDKHGRRINRLSGGEQQRVAIARALANEPKLILADEPTGNLDEQTGEHIIELLSSLSHDHNTTILVVTHDRTLANKTDRRFRLQQGRLTEEPVRGRAAEPAAV; this comes from the coding sequence ATGATTGAAGTCAAGGATCTGGTCCGCACGTTCAAGTCCGGCGACCGCACCATCAAGCCGGTCAACGGCGTCAGCTTCGAGCTGGAGCAGGGCACGCTGGCGTCCATCGTGGGCAAGAGCGGCAGCGGCAAGAGTACTCTCTTGTCCCTCCTGGGCGCGCTGGACAAGCCCACCAGCGGAGACGTCGTCGTCAACGGCGTGAGTTTGGCGGGCATGCCGGACGGCAAGCTGACTCAGTACCGGCGCCGGGACATCGGCTTCGTGTTCCAGCAGTTCAACCTGGTGCCCAACTTGTCCGCGCTGGATAACGTCATGCTGCCCATGGAGTTCGCCGGGGTGCGGAAGGCGACTCGGGCAGAGCGGGCACGGGCACTGCTGGAGCAGGTGCAGCTCGATCCGGACAAGCACGGCCGCCGCATCAACCGGCTCTCCGGCGGCGAGCAGCAGCGCGTGGCCATCGCCCGGGCCCTCGCCAACGAACCCAAGCTGATCCTCGCCGACGAGCCCACGGGCAACCTCGATGAACAGACGGGCGAGCACATCATCGAACTGCTCAGCTCCCTCAGCCACGACCACAACACCACCATCCTCGTGGTCACGCACGACCGCACGCTCGCCAACAAGACGGACCGCCGGTTCCGGCTGCAGCAGGGCAGGCTGACGGAGGAACCCGTCCGGGGCCGCGCTGCGGAGCCGGCGGCAGTCTAG
- a CDS encoding ABC transporter permease, which produces MSVLARSVGNAFRNKVRTAAVVAVLAVAIGLALAMLVANQAVGAKVQELNASVGTVLTVNPAGGQGFEGGGEPLTAEQAATAADVPNVTAVVGTKALRLRNATEAAAQTAAGTQTGPGGGQGGPGGQTTTTLTTSLTAAVDAGTLGARNQDSSGTTGTTGSTGTTATTQPARSLPITATGTGAEVDSTGKALELTSGTGLGDYTAESSKALLGTTLAEKNNLKVGSTFTINSKTFTVAGLFDAGTTFGNNALYVTLPTAQTLAELPGELSTMTVTVDSMENVDAAKTALQNALGTDKADVTQGQRNLETAVTSLDSVKSISMVAFIAALGTAGLIILLIMIMLVRERRREIGVLKAIGAPNRTIGLQFVLEALVLVALGSVVGAVIASFASGSIASALVSSSTSTTAAPTGQRGGGLAGASGGFPGGQGGPFGGASQLLTSVTASVSPGILAAGIAAVFGVAIIGALVPALLTARIRPIEVLRGE; this is translated from the coding sequence GTGAGCGTCCTCGCCCGAAGTGTAGGCAATGCGTTTAGAAACAAGGTCCGAACAGCGGCGGTTGTGGCCGTATTGGCGGTCGCCATTGGCCTGGCTTTGGCCATGCTGGTGGCCAACCAGGCCGTGGGCGCCAAAGTCCAGGAGCTGAACGCCTCGGTGGGGACCGTGCTGACGGTGAACCCGGCCGGCGGCCAGGGCTTCGAAGGCGGCGGCGAGCCGCTCACCGCTGAGCAGGCAGCCACGGCGGCGGACGTCCCGAACGTGACCGCCGTCGTCGGAACCAAGGCGCTCAGGCTGCGCAACGCGACCGAGGCCGCAGCACAGACGGCAGCCGGCACCCAGACCGGCCCGGGCGGCGGGCAGGGCGGCCCCGGCGGTCAGACCACCACCACGCTGACCACCAGCCTCACCGCGGCAGTCGACGCCGGAACGCTGGGCGCGCGCAACCAGGACAGCTCCGGAACAACCGGAACCACGGGAAGTACCGGGACCACCGCAACTACCCAGCCGGCGCGGTCCCTTCCCATCACGGCCACCGGCACCGGCGCAGAGGTGGACAGCACCGGCAAGGCACTTGAACTGACCTCAGGCACCGGGCTGGGTGACTACACGGCCGAGTCCAGCAAGGCGCTGCTGGGCACCACCCTTGCTGAAAAGAACAACCTCAAGGTCGGCTCCACCTTCACGATCAACAGCAAGACCTTCACCGTCGCCGGCCTGTTCGACGCCGGCACCACGTTCGGCAACAACGCCCTATACGTCACGCTCCCCACCGCCCAGACCCTGGCCGAGCTGCCGGGCGAACTGTCCACGATGACCGTCACGGTGGACAGCATGGAGAACGTCGACGCCGCCAAGACGGCACTGCAGAACGCTCTCGGCACCGACAAGGCAGACGTCACGCAGGGCCAGCGCAACCTCGAGACCGCCGTCACCTCGCTGGACAGCGTCAAGAGCATCTCCATGGTGGCGTTCATCGCGGCACTGGGTACCGCTGGGCTCATCATCCTGCTGATCATGATCATGCTGGTCCGCGAGCGCCGCCGCGAAATCGGCGTTCTGAAGGCCATCGGCGCACCCAACCGCACCATCGGCCTGCAGTTCGTGCTCGAGGCCCTGGTCCTGGTGGCGCTCGGCAGCGTGGTGGGCGCCGTCATCGCCTCCTTCGCCAGCGGCAGCATCGCCTCCGCGCTGGTCAGCTCCAGCACCAGCACGACGGCGGCCCCCACCGGGCAGCGCGGCGGCGGACTCGCCGGCGCGTCCGGCGGATTCCCCGGCGGCCAGGGCGGACCGTTTGGCGGCGCCTCCCAGCTGCTCACCTCCGTCACCGCCAGCGTGTCCCCCGGCATCCTTGCCGCCGGCATCGCGGCAGTGTTCGGCGTCGCCATCATCGGCGCGCTGGTTCCGGCCCTGCTCACCGCCCGCATCCGCCCCATCGAAGTCCTCCGAGGAGAATAG
- a CDS encoding substrate-binding domain-containing protein has protein sequence MRMIGKAGKAAAIAAIAALALTACGRSDTGTTGGGTAGGEAFPKGSSIGVALPQKTSENWVLAEKLFNDGLSQAGFKPDVQFANAGVSEQQNQISAMITKGAKVIIVGAIDGAQLGTQLKQAKDAGATIIAYDRLLLNTENVDYYVAYDNFKVGELQGQALLDGLKAKKPSGPYNIELFAGSPDDANARVFFDGAMSVLKPKIDDGTLKVLSGQTSFEQAVTQAWKSENAQRRADTLLSGSYSSAPLDGVLSPNDLLARAVLTSVKADGKPVPVITGQDSEVQSVKSIMAGEQYSTINKDTRKLVEHAITMVKDIQAGKTPEINDDKSYNNKVKTVPAYLLEPVIVTKENVKTAYVDDPVLGPITK, from the coding sequence GCTGCCATTGCGGCACTGGCGCTGACAGCCTGCGGCCGTTCCGATACCGGCACAACGGGCGGCGGAACCGCCGGCGGCGAGGCCTTCCCCAAGGGCTCCTCGATCGGCGTCGCACTCCCCCAGAAGACCAGTGAGAACTGGGTCCTGGCAGAGAAGCTGTTCAACGACGGCCTCAGCCAGGCAGGCTTCAAGCCGGATGTACAGTTCGCCAACGCCGGCGTATCCGAGCAGCAGAACCAGATCAGCGCCATGATCACCAAGGGCGCCAAGGTCATCATCGTCGGCGCAATCGACGGCGCCCAGCTCGGCACCCAGCTGAAGCAGGCCAAGGACGCCGGCGCCACCATCATCGCTTACGACCGCCTGCTGCTGAACACCGAGAACGTGGACTACTACGTGGCCTACGACAACTTCAAGGTCGGTGAGCTCCAGGGCCAGGCGCTGCTGGACGGCTTGAAGGCCAAGAAGCCTTCCGGCCCCTACAACATCGAGCTCTTCGCCGGCTCCCCTGACGACGCCAACGCGAGGGTCTTCTTCGACGGCGCCATGAGCGTCCTGAAGCCGAAGATCGACGACGGCACCCTCAAGGTGCTTTCCGGCCAGACATCCTTCGAACAGGCCGTAACCCAGGCTTGGAAGAGTGAAAACGCCCAGAGGCGCGCCGATACCCTCCTGAGCGGCTCCTACAGTAGCGCTCCCCTGGACGGCGTACTGTCCCCGAATGATCTTCTGGCCCGCGCCGTGCTGACGTCTGTCAAGGCCGACGGCAAACCTGTTCCGGTCATCACCGGGCAGGACTCCGAGGTTCAGTCCGTCAAGTCCATCATGGCCGGCGAGCAGTACTCCACCATCAACAAGGACACCCGCAAGCTCGTTGAGCACGCGATCACCATGGTGAAGGACATCCAGGCCGGCAAGACGCCTGAGATCAACGACGACAAGTCTTACAACAACAAGGTCAAGACCGTTCCGGCCTACCTGCTGGAGCCGGTCATCGTGACCAAGGAAAACGTCAAGACGGCCTACGTGGACGATCCGGTCCTCGGCCCGATCACCAAGTAA